The segment AGTTtgtctctcttcacacacaccgtTATAAAGGTCTGTTTCTTTGCCTTCCCTCCCAGGAAGTTGTTATTTCCTCGAGGCCAAAGACTGACTGTCGTAGCTATGGTATAGCATCTGCCACAATCCACAGTGACTGTTGGTACCAGGCATATATTAAGTGTTTAGTAAGCTAAAAGGTGGGTGGAGGGACTTAGCAGTGTTTAATGTTTCTGAAAGAGAAAGCTCACCTAAGGCAAGCACTGAAAAACAGCGTTTGCTACAAGGCAGTTGATGTGTAATTCTGCCACAGTGGTTTCACTGTGAGTGCTGGATATCCAAATGCTGAAAGTCAGAATAGCAAGTGTGCACAAGGCCTGGAGAACTGTAGGAAATTAAGTAAACCGAGCCAAGTTTCATATTTCTGCATTCATTCTTTtacctacttatttatttatttgaaataagtAAGTTTTTGACACGGCCTCACCAGCTATTGCCAGCCTGAAACTCTGTATAGCAGGCTGAGCTTGAATTTGTAGTAattctcctgagtgctaagataaccactacacctggctttatttttttatttgtgtttgttttttccagaggGATCTAGTCCAAGTGCCTCTTTAAGCAGcaattctaccactgaactatacccCTGACATACtgcttttatttgcttttgttttaagacagagcaTCACTATCTAACCCACAATGGCCTAGAACTTGCAGACCTGCGTCAGGATGTGGGGGGTTGGGATTATGTGTATGAACCTCATCAGGctcttgtttatttctttctagtACTGAGAGTTGAGTCCAAGACCTCATATAAGCTAGAAACATTATCACAATTCTCTGCTCCCCACTACTTCCACCCCCCcaatggctgtcctggaactccctctgtagactaggctggccttgaactcagagttccacctgcctctgcctctgcctctgcctctggagcactgggattaaaggcatgtgccactaccacctggcctctctctctctctctctctctctctctctctctctcttctttttttagatttctttttttttttcttttttcttttttttggagctggggaccgaacccagggccttgagcttgctaggcaagtgctctaccactgagctaaatccccaaccccagatttctttttttatatatgtgggtatgctgtagctgttttcagacacaccagaagagaacatcagacccccattacagatggttgtgagccaccatgtgtttgctgggaattaaactcaggacctcttggaagagaagtcagtgctctaaaccactgagccatctctccagccccttctgttTTCCCTTAATGGTAGAAAAACCTGAGCACATCTGAATTCCCACATGGGAAGGTGCTTCCTGTTCACGTCCTTAGGAATGCTAGGGACTTAGGGTATTGCTCAGTGGTAGTTTGGGCTCAGCATTTatgagaacccaagttcaatcctTAGTCCttcaccaaacaaaataaaaacctgcGTCAGGATCATTTATGAAGAAGGGGACttaactgaatggagagaaacaagCCTGTAGTCCTGTGGCTTGGACAACAGACCAATTCTCAAAAACAGCTGTGAACATTGGTGAATGCTGGCTTTTCCAGCATGCTTAAGAATCTGAGTTTAGCTGAGCAGTAATGATGCATTCCTCTAACcacagcattcaagaggcagaggcaggcagttctctgtgagtataaggccagcctggtctacagaggaaccagagaaaccctgtcttggaaaaacaagaacaaaaaaacaaaaacaaacaaacaaacaaaaaaaaaaacaacaaaacccagacaaacaaaaaagaatctgTTTAATCCCCAGTATCAGAAATTTttagggagttggggatttagctcagtggtagagcacttgcctagcgagcgcaaggccctgggttcggtccccagctccgaaaaaaagaaaaggaaaaaaaaaattttttttacaatgGACGTTGGTGATCCTAGAGAAATAGTTCAGcaatcaagagcactggctggtcttccagaggacccaggtttcatTCCCAGCCCCAACATGgcgctcacaaccgtctgtaattccagttctaagaGATCTGATACTTCCTttgcaggcactgcacacacatggtgcaaagACACAggtacaggcaaaacactcataatataaaatttttttaaagatttattcatttattatatataagtacactgtagctgtcttcagatacatcagaagagatctctttatagatggttgtgagccaccatgtggttgctgggaattgaactcatgacctctggaagagcagtcggtgctcttaaccgctgagccatctctccagcccatataaaaattatatatatttctcagagtcctaggggctggaaagacaAGTTTGAGGAGCCTGTGTCTGACAAGAGCCTTTTTGCTAGAGCACCTTATTTAAGGAGGCGGAGgagaaagatttatattttatcagaCCCTCTCTGATTAAGGCCATCAGTACACTTGAGGACAGACCTCATCATCTTTCAAATGTCCCATTTTGGGCTAACCAAATGGTTCAGAAGGTAAAAGCAACTACCACCAATGTTCAGTCCAAGAatccacatggtaggaggagagaTCTGACTCGTACAATCTGTCCTCAGACTTGTActcatactctgtgtgtgtgtgtgtgtgtgtgtgtgtgtgtgtgtgtgtgtgtgtgtgtgtgtgtgtgtaatgaataACAGAAAACCCTGAAGGTCTCATCTTGGACATTAAGCTTCCGATACAGGCCAGAAAGAAGGAGCTGAAAATCAGGGAGATGGAAACACTGAGGACTGAAGAAGCGGTGACAGGATTTGATCTAGACCACAGGAAAAGATCCCAGAGGACTGTGAGACAGCACTGGAAAGAAAAGCCAAGGACATTGTAGACATTATAATAACATGGACAAAGAATTGGGGTAGGCGTGAGAACTGGCCATTCAGTGAGATAAAGGAGCCAGAGAGTTCAAGTGCAGTTTGTGAAGGATCTTGTTGGAGCCAGTCAGAAGCTTGGGTCCAGTCCCGTCCGCAGTGGGGAACCTTTCCCATTGTGACTCATAGCCTTGGTCAGCATTCCCATGCATCCCAGAATTCTGTAAGAGGAGCAAATTCCATCAGGTTCGAGTTCAGTGTGGTGACACTAGTCACTTCCCCTATCTCGTTTGAGGATTGTGTTTGGCCAGCTCCCTTTGGCTGTAGTGGATAGTGACTAGTAATGGCCTATACTCCCTCTCCCAGAGCCCAGATGCCCATCCAGCCttcagggaaagaaacagaagagatggaggcagaaggcGATTCAGCAGCTGAGATGAACGGGGAGGCAGATGAGAGTGAGGAGGAACGGAGCGGCAGCCAGACTGAGTCAGAGGAGGAGAGCTCAGGTGAGCCCCTGCAACCTACCCCCCGCCCCgcgccccacacacacacacatacaagagcAGCAACCTGCCCCTGTAGAACCAGTCCTAATTGCCCTCTCACCTCAGAGATGGATGACGAGGACTATGAGCGGCGCCGCAGTGAGTGTGTCAGTGAGATGCTGGACCTGGAAAAGCAGTTCTCGGAGCTGAAGGAGAAGTGAGCATGGGAGAGGTGGCGGGCCTTCGTGCAGCTGGGGTGCAGGTGCCCGTAGTGATGAGCAGCAAGTGGGGCGTGAGGGGAACAGGTGTTCCGCAGGCACTTGCCCGAGAGGACAAGTGACCAGTGGAGAAGCCAGTGGTACACAGCTGCCTTTTCACCTCCAGGTTGTTCAGGGAACGGCTGAGCCAGCTGCGATTACGACTGGAGGAAGTGGGGGCCGAGAGAGCCCCAGAATATACAGAGCCTCTTGGAGGGCTACAGCAGAGCCTAAAGATTCGTATTCAGGTGGCAGGTCTGTGGCTGCCCCGTGCTGCTCTCCAAACCAGCTCTCTGTTACCTTCCACTTTGCCCCTGCCCTGATCACCCTATTCTGGTGGCTCTTCTTTTGGGGAACACTAGGGCCTCTGACCAAACAGAGCTCCTCTTCCCCTTTGCAGGGATCTACAAGGGCTTCTGTCTGGATGTGATCAGGAATAAGTATGAATGTGAACTACAGGGAGCCAAACAGCACCTCGAGGTGAGCGGCATGGGCCCCgtgggaaggcaggcaggcgaCACTGAGGTCGAGCAGCCCCCGGCTGAGTGGCTCTCCCCATCCTAGAGTGAGAAGCTGCTGCTGTATGACACACTGCTTGGGGAGCTGCAGGAGCGGATCCAGAGGCTGGAGGAGGACAGACAGAGCCTGGACATCAGCTCTGGTGAGGCGGGGCCCAATCCTGATGGCCCCACCCCTTTCTGGACCTCAGTTTCCCAGGCTGCACAAGGGGAATCAAACAGCCCACTTCTTGAGGTCAGGAAAGTGTCTAGCTCAGTATTCCACATATAGTGAGGGCTCAAGCAGAGTGGGTCTCCTGCCTGCCCCTATTCAGAATGGGGGTACCCAACTGACACATAGATGCATATTAAAAAACCATAGCCTCCATGATAGTGGCATCTGTGCTTATATGGGGTCTGGAAGTTGCCTCCATCCCCTGTCTACAAAGCAAGAGGCTTAAGCAAGGGCAGTGttctttccccaggctgccccagTACACCAAGAGGCTGCCAGCCTCAACCCAGGGTCAGGGCGATGGTCCATGGTCgtgatggggaagggagggaaggccaGGCTGTCCATGGCAGAACCACAAGGGTAATGGG is part of the Rattus norvegicus strain BN/NHsdMcwi chromosome 1, GRCr8, whole genome shotgun sequence genome and harbors:
- the Brms1 gene encoding breast cancer metastasis-suppressor 1 homolog, yielding MPIQPSGKETEEMEAEGDSAAEMNGEADESEEERSGSQTESEEESSEMDDEDYERRRSECVSEMLDLEKQFSELKEKLFRERLSQLRLRLEEVGAERAPEYTEPLGGLQQSLKIRIQVAGIYKGFCLDVIRNKYECELQGAKQHLESEKLLLYDTLLGELQERIQRLEEDRQSLDISSEWWDDKLHSRGSSKTWDSVPPSKRKKAPLVSGPYIVYMLQEIDILEDWTAIKKARAAVSPQKRKADGP
- the Brms1 gene encoding breast cancer metastasis-suppressor 1 homolog isoform X2 codes for the protein MPIQPSGKETEEMEAEGDSAAEMNGEADESEEERSGSQTESEEESSEMDDEDYERRRSECVSEMLDLEKQFSELKEKLFRERLSQLRLRLEEVGAERAPEYTEPLGGLQQSLKIRIQVAGIYKGFCLDVIRNKYECELQGAKQHLESEKLLLYDTLLGELQERIQRLEEDRQSLDISSEWWDDKLHSRGSSKTWDSVPPSKRKKAPLVSGPYIVYMLQEIDILEDWTAIKKARAAVSPQKRKADGKNRRHRLVRIGSLI
- the Brms1 gene encoding breast cancer metastasis-suppressor 1 homolog isoform X3, encoding MPIQPSGKETEEMEAEGDSAAEMNGEADESEEERSGSQTESEEESSEMDDEDYERRRSECVSEMLDLEKQFSELKEKLFRERLSQLRLRLEEVGAERAPEYTEPLGGLQQSLKIRIQVAGIYKGFCLDVIRNKYECELQGAKQHLESEKLLLYDTLLGELQERIQRLEEDRQSLDISSEWWDDKLHSRGSSKTWDSVPPSKRKKAPLVSGPYIVYMLQEIDILEDWTAIKKARAAVSPQKRKADGP
- the Brms1 gene encoding breast cancer metastasis-suppressor 1 homolog isoform X1 — translated: MPIQPSGKETEEMEAEGDSAAEMNGEADESEEERSGSQTESEEESSEMDDEDYERRRSECVSEMLDLEKQFSELKEKLFRERLSQLRLRLEEVGAERAPEYTEPLGGLQQSLKIRIQVAGIYKGFCLDVIRNKYECELQGAKQHLESEKLLLYDTLLGELQERIQRLEEDRQSLDISSEWWDDKLHSRGSSKTWDSVPPSKRKKAPLVSGILPSKSPDTGQDGAGPGLGEVRRIMWNRVKLQSLMAIWYHMKMPIYQNFLLHSRSSRVQ